Proteins from a single region of Budorcas taxicolor isolate Tak-1 chromosome 7, Takin1.1, whole genome shotgun sequence:
- the LOC128050388 gene encoding olfactory receptor 7D4-like produces MFLSPLLQSSSGCISNMKPGNQTHVLEFSLLGFFQDSENQHILFELFLSMFVVTVLGNLLIILAISSDSHLHTPMYFFLSNLSFADVCFTSTTVPKMLVNIQTQSKSISYAGCITQMYFFMVFGGMDTFLLTVMAYDRFVAICHPLHYTVIMNPCLCGLLVLVSWFISLSYSLIQSLLMLWLSFCTNWVIPHFYCELAQVLTLACSDTHVSYILLYVVIGFLGIVPFSGILFSYTRIVSSILRIPSAHGKCKAFSTCASHLSVVSLFYGTGLGVYLSSNSSSWRGMIASVMYTVVTPMLNPFIYSLRNRDIKRALQKVLGRTLCVQ; encoded by the coding sequence atgtttttatccCCTCTTCTTCAATCCTCTAGTGGATGCATCAGCAATATGAAACCGGGAAATCAAACACATGTTTTAGAATTTTCACTCCTGGGATTTTTCCAAGACTCAGAGAACCAGCACATCTTATTTGAGCTGTTTCTATCTATGTTTGTGGTCACTGTACTTGGGAACCTGCTCATCATCCTGGCCATCAGCTCAGATTCCCAcctgcacacccccatgtacttcttcctctccaacctgtCCTTTGCTGATGTCTGTTTCACTTCTACCACAGTTCCAAAGATGCTGGTGAACATCCAGACACAGAGCAAATCTATCAGCTATGCAGGCTGCATCACTCAGATGTATTTTTTCATGGTTTTTGGAGGTATGGACACTTTTCTCCTGactgtgatggcctatgaccgctttgTGGCCATCTGTCACCCCCTGCACTACACAGTCATCATGAACCCTTGCCTCTGTGGTCTTCTGGTTCTTGTGTCTTGGTTCATCAGCTTGTCATACTCCCTGATCCAGAGTCTGCTGATGTTATGGCTGTCCTTCTGTACCAACTGGGTCATTCCACATTTTTATTGTGAACTTGCTCAGGTCCTCACACTTGCCTGCTCAGACACGCACGTCAGTTACATCCTGCTGTATGTGGTGATTGGCTTTCTTGGCATTGTTCCCTTCTCAGGGATCCTTTTCTCCTACACCCGCATTGTCTCCTCCATTCTGAGAATCCCATCAGCTCATGGGAAATGTAAGGCATTTTCTACTTGTGCATCTCACCTGTCCGTGGTTTCTTTGTTCTATGGGACAGGCCTTGGTGTTTATCTCAGTTCTAATTCATCCTCCTGGAGAGGCATGATCGCCTCGGTGATGTACACTGTGGTcacccccatgctgaaccccttcatctacagcctgaggaacaGGGACATCAAGAGGGCTCTACAAAAAGTCCTTGGAAGAACACTCTGTGTTCAGTGA